From the Corythoichthys intestinalis isolate RoL2023-P3 chromosome 13, ASM3026506v1, whole genome shotgun sequence genome, one window contains:
- the LOC130928006 gene encoding NAD(P)H dehydrogenase [quinone] 1-like gives MALAGKKVLIVYAHQSSGSFNAAAKDAAVEVLTAKGCTVKVSDLYASKFKAAATAEDIQGEVKNAEHFRYADETKAAWESGKLAVDITEEQCKLSEADLIIFQFPMYWFSMPAILKGWIDRVLTLGYAYSNEKRYGQGIFKDKKAVLSFTTGSAESMFSANGINGDMNVTLWPIQNGILHYCGFQVLPPQIFWAPSGIPREASAALLQAWRNRLEGLLDEAPLTFTPMDYFDGEAGFRLKPEVQQKQSSEKFGLTVGTHMGMAVPPNNMMRAGV, from the exons ATGG CTTTGGCAGGAAAGAAAGTCCTCATCGTGTATGCCCACCAGAGTTCTGGTTCTTTCAATGCTGCTGCCAAAGACGCCGCTGTCGAAGTTCTGACTGCCAAAGGCTGCACGGTGAAAGTATCCGACCTCTATGCCAgcaagtttaaagctgccgcTACAGCGGAGGACATTCAGG GTGAGGTGAAGAATGCCGAGCACTTCCGTTATGCCGACGAGACCAAAGCCGCATGGGAGAGCGGAAAACTGGCTGTTGACATAACTGAGGAGCAATGCAAGCTTTCAGAGGCTGACCTAATTATTTTCCAG TTCCCCATGTATTGGTTCAGCATGCCTGCCATCCTCAAAGGCTGGATCGACAGAGTGCTCACGCTTGGCTATGCCTACTCTAATGAAAAGCGCTACGGTCAGGGCATCTTCAAG GACAAGAAAGCTGTATTGTCCTTCACTACTGGATCTGCAGAGTCCATGTTTAGTGCTAATGGCATCAACGGAGACATGAATGTCACACTTTGGCCTATTCAG AATGGCATCCTGCACTACTGCGGCTTTCAAGTTCTGCCACCTCAGATCTTCTGGGCTCCATCTGGCATCCCTAGAGAGGCCAGTGCTGCCCTACTCCAGGCCTGGCGCAATCGTCTTGAGGGTTTACTTGACGAGGCCCCACTGACCTTCACGCCCATGGACTACTTTGATGGGGAGGCAGGCTTTCGGTTGAAGCCTGAGGTCCAGCAGAAGCAGTCTAGTGAGAAGTTTGGCCTCACTGTGGGCACTCATATGGGAATGGCTGTGCCACCTAACAACATGATGAGAGCTGGAGTTTGA